The Flavobacterium praedii genome window below encodes:
- a CDS encoding FecR family protein, translating to MQERNNYTEIEDFLADASFQLWVRSKVDSQGWEEWTLENPDRAKLVEDSRLWLLAMSVHHEEIPSEVIQGGLESTWKKINEKEKSAAEAKRSTVQLWQKNWLKAVAAVFLFGFLSNWFYNNHFVSNNSESTYNEIIKDDYTDLVEQTNHSYKPQIITLSDGSSVLLKPNSKLSYPKIFTGNTRKVYLSGEAFFEISKNPKKPFFVYANEIVTKVVGTSFRIKAYADLPNVEVIVRTGKVRVRSNPSVTNSKEKEKEIILLPNQALRFTRQNQTFNKITDITQDESFDHTQGNIEQLSFEFTDIPVAQIFKTIEQAYLVNIDFPIDKLKNCHLTTSLSDQPLPEKLKIICKSISNNTNYEMNGNQIIISSNGCN from the coding sequence ATGCAAGAACGTAATAATTATACAGAAATAGAAGATTTTTTGGCCGATGCCTCATTCCAGTTATGGGTACGATCAAAAGTAGATAGTCAAGGTTGGGAAGAATGGACTTTGGAAAATCCAGATCGTGCCAAATTGGTCGAGGATTCCAGATTATGGTTATTGGCGATGTCCGTGCACCATGAAGAGATCCCATCTGAAGTTATTCAAGGCGGATTAGAATCTACTTGGAAAAAAATCAATGAAAAAGAAAAATCAGCTGCCGAAGCAAAAAGATCAACTGTACAATTATGGCAAAAAAATTGGCTGAAAGCGGTTGCCGCGGTATTCTTATTTGGCTTTTTATCCAATTGGTTTTACAATAATCATTTTGTTTCCAATAATTCAGAATCTACTTATAATGAGATTATAAAGGACGATTACACTGATCTTGTGGAGCAAACAAATCATTCATACAAACCACAAATAATAACATTGTCTGATGGAAGTTCTGTGCTGCTAAAACCAAATAGCAAGCTGAGTTACCCAAAAATATTTACTGGAAACACAAGAAAAGTATATCTTTCTGGAGAAGCCTTTTTTGAAATTAGCAAAAATCCCAAAAAACCTTTTTTTGTATATGCTAATGAAATTGTAACCAAAGTTGTTGGTACGAGTTTTAGAATAAAAGCTTATGCCGATTTACCAAACGTTGAAGTAATTGTTCGAACTGGTAAGGTTAGAGTTAGATCGAATCCATCAGTAACAAATTCAAAAGAAAAAGAAAAAGAAATCATATTACTGCCCAATCAGGCACTTCGGTTTACAAGACAAAATCAAACCTTCAATAAAATTACTGATATTACTCAAGATGAATCTTTTGATCATACCCAAGGAAATATTGAACAATTAAGTTTTGAATTCACAGACATACCGGTCGCACAGATATTCAAGACTATTGAACAAGCTTATTTGGTAAATATTGATTTCCCTATAGATAAATTAAAAAATTGTCATCTAACAACCTCATTAAGTGATCAGCCTTTACCCGAAAAACTAAAAATCATTTGTAAAAGTATTAGCAACAATACCAATTACGAAATGAACGGAAATCAAATTATCATATCTTCAAATGGCTGTAATTAA
- a CDS encoding RNA polymerase sigma factor — protein sequence MKSQIQNIKNTEDSTLWSSLKAGDEKSFSILFEKYYSVLIRYGNSFSPFKEKVQDCVQDVFADVWIYRQSLSNSVVVKAYLLSSVRKRIARLQKRDYIFMKTSTTDSIEFLFDFSIEHQLISDEESALKVAHLNSFLNNLPARQKEALYLRYHQGLTVEQIAELLQINYQSANNLLHRALLQLRREWKGNLSLLLLLSATTF from the coding sequence TTGAAAAGTCAAATCCAAAACATAAAAAATACTGAAGATTCTACACTTTGGTCCAGTTTGAAAGCGGGTGATGAAAAATCATTCTCAATACTTTTTGAAAAATATTATTCGGTTTTAATTCGCTACGGAAATTCATTTTCACCTTTTAAAGAAAAAGTACAAGATTGCGTACAAGATGTATTTGCAGATGTTTGGATCTACAGACAATCATTAAGCAATTCGGTTGTGGTAAAAGCTTATTTGTTATCTAGTGTTCGCAAGAGAATTGCACGCTTACAGAAACGTGATTATATTTTTATGAAGACATCGACTACGGATTCTATTGAATTTTTATTTGATTTTTCAATAGAACATCAACTTATCTCAGATGAAGAGTCAGCACTAAAAGTGGCACATCTAAATTCATTTTTGAACAACTTACCCGCCAGGCAAAAAGAAGCACTCTATCTTCGATACCATCAAGGACTTACCGTGGAACAAATTGCCGAATTACTACAGATCAATTATCAATCAGCGAATAACTTATTACATCGGGCATTACTTCAACTTCGAAGAGAATGGAAAGGCAATCTCTCCCTATTATTGTTATTATCTGCAACCACTTTTTAA
- a CDS encoding autorepressor SdpR family transcription factor, whose amino-acid sequence MNDIFKALNDATRREILELLKTKDMSAGEIADQFNMSKPSISHHLDILKRADLITAEKSGQFIFYSINTTIMEDVLQWILTFKK is encoded by the coding sequence ATGAACGACATATTTAAAGCATTGAATGATGCCACACGAAGAGAAATATTAGAGCTTTTGAAAACAAAAGATATGTCTGCTGGTGAAATAGCCGATCAGTTCAATATGTCAAAGCCAAGTATTTCCCATCATTTGGATATTTTGAAACGTGCTGATTTGATTACTGCCGAAAAATCGGGACAATTTATTTTCTATTCCATCAACACCACCATAATGGAAGATGTGTTGCAATGGATTTTAACTTTTAAAAAATAA
- a CDS encoding SdpI family protein — translation MNVTLRKELPIIAIVLMPFVYLAFIWNTLPAKVPTHWNYKGEVDHWGDKFSLVGLLFMLPVLMYVLLLVVPKIDPKKRIALMGGKYYQLKFILVLFMSLLALFILYISKHQSFSSPNMIYAIIGILFTVLGNYFKVIQPNYFIGIRTPWTLENKEVWKITHVFASKLWVIGGLTIVLGALLFPSATFSIVFIALVFVLAIVPMVYSYIKFKEIEKKG, via the coding sequence ATGAATGTAACTTTAAGGAAAGAACTTCCTATCATCGCAATTGTGTTAATGCCTTTTGTTTATTTGGCTTTTATCTGGAATACCTTACCCGCAAAAGTACCAACACATTGGAATTACAAAGGCGAAGTTGATCATTGGGGAGACAAATTTTCACTTGTAGGATTACTGTTTATGTTGCCTGTTTTAATGTATGTCTTGTTACTTGTTGTCCCAAAAATTGATCCCAAAAAGAGAATCGCTCTTATGGGGGGAAAGTATTACCAATTGAAGTTTATACTTGTTTTATTCATGTCCTTGTTGGCATTGTTCATACTGTATATCTCCAAACATCAGTCTTTTTCTAGCCCCAATATGATTTATGCAATTATCGGTATTCTGTTTACCGTTTTGGGAAATTATTTCAAGGTGATTCAGCCCAATTATTTCATCGGGATCCGCACCCCTTGGACATTAGAGAATAAAGAAGTTTGGAAAATTACTCATGTTTTTGCGAGTAAACTTTGGGTTATTGGCGGGTTAACAATTGTATTAGGCGCTTTGTTGTTTCCAAGTGCAACTTTTTCAATCGTTTTTATTGCACTGGTTTTTGTTTTGGCAATCGTCCCAATGGTGTATTCCTATATTAAGTTTAAGGAAATAGAGAAAAAAGGGTAA
- a CDS encoding alpha/beta hydrolase family protein produces the protein MKKTVFFIITILASFTMFGQEITGQWNGVLKVPGAQLRVVFNITKTESGYSSTMDSPDQGAKGIPVTTTSFENAILKLQIPTATIGYEGILNSDNIIEGNFSQGGQSFAMNMSRAIIEKKAIIRPQEPQKPYPYYTEEVLFENKIDKNVLAGTLSLPQKEGHFPAVILITGSGPQNRDEELLGHKPFLVLADYLTKNGIAVLRFDDRGVAQSTGDYKTATTPDFAKDVQAGVDYLRTRKEIDKNRIGLMGHSEGGVIAPIVAGNSKDINFIVLLAGTGIRGDQLMLLQKEKIERQMGVPENEIQNGQEIFKGAYEMILTSPENDSNLKSKINSYFKVQFGDKMNEQQISGVTSQITSPWMVSFLKLDPSSALEKVKCPVLALNGDKDLQVPADVNIPAIKNALAKGGNKKVTTTIIPNLNHLFQECKTGLMDEYETIEQTFSPIALEEISKWILVQVK, from the coding sequence ATGAAGAAAACCGTATTTTTTATAATAACAATTCTAGCTTCTTTTACTATGTTCGGACAAGAAATTACCGGACAATGGAATGGAGTTTTAAAAGTTCCCGGGGCACAGTTAAGAGTGGTTTTTAACATCACTAAAACCGAAAGCGGATATTCTTCAACAATGGATAGTCCCGATCAAGGTGCAAAAGGCATTCCAGTAACGACAACCAGTTTTGAAAATGCTATTTTGAAACTACAAATACCAACTGCTACAATTGGTTACGAAGGAATATTGAATAGCGACAATATAATTGAGGGTAATTTTTCGCAAGGCGGCCAATCTTTTGCAATGAATATGTCAAGAGCTATTATAGAAAAAAAAGCAATAATAAGACCTCAAGAACCACAAAAACCTTATCCATATTATACAGAGGAAGTGCTATTTGAAAACAAAATTGATAAAAATGTTTTGGCTGGGACTTTAAGTTTACCTCAAAAGGAAGGTCATTTCCCTGCTGTAATTTTGATTACGGGAAGCGGTCCTCAAAACAGAGACGAAGAGTTGTTGGGACATAAACCCTTTCTAGTTTTGGCTGATTATCTAACCAAAAATGGAATTGCAGTATTGCGATTTGATGATAGAGGGGTTGCCCAATCAACAGGTGATTATAAAACAGCAACCACTCCCGATTTTGCCAAAGATGTTCAAGCAGGAGTCGATTATTTACGAACCCGAAAAGAAATCGATAAAAACAGGATCGGATTAATGGGGCATAGCGAAGGGGGAGTAATTGCCCCCATAGTTGCAGGGAATTCAAAGGATATAAATTTTATTGTATTGTTGGCGGGAACCGGAATCCGCGGAGATCAATTGATGCTTTTGCAAAAAGAAAAGATAGAACGCCAAATGGGAGTTCCTGAGAATGAAATTCAAAATGGACAAGAAATTTTTAAGGGAGCTTATGAAATGATTTTGACTTCCCCAGAAAATGATTCTAATCTTAAATCTAAAATAAATAGTTATTTCAAAGTGCAATTTGGAGACAAAATGAACGAGCAACAAATAAGTGGAGTAACGTCACAAATCACAAGCCCTTGGATGGTCTCTTTTCTGAAATTGGATCCTTCATCGGCTTTAGAAAAAGTGAAATGTCCAGTTCTAGCACTCAACGGGGATAAAGATTTACAAGTTCCCGCTGATGTAAATATTCCTGCGATTAAAAACGCATTGGCCAAAGGCGGAAATAAAAAAGTAACTACCACAATAATTCCAAATTTGAATCATCTGTTTCAAGAATGCAAAACAGGGTTAATGGACGAATATGAAACTATCGAACAAACATTCTCTCCAATTGCATTAGAAGAAATTTCCAAATGGATTTTGGTTCAAGTAAAGTAA
- a CDS encoding virulence RhuM family protein, producing the protein MDNTGEILIYQNQEGNIKIDVRLEEETVWLTQAQLCDLFQKSKATISEHIKNVFEEGELIENAVVRKFRTTAADGKNYDTNFYSLDIIISVGYRVKSIQGTQFRIWATQRLKEYIVKGFTLNDDRFKSGNSMNYFSELQERIREIRLSERFFYQKIKDIYTTSIDYNPKDEKTIEFFKIIQNKLLWAISQNTAAELIYRRVDATLPLVGMQSFDKKGSKSVSKNDVSVAKNYLIEDEMKLLGLLVEQYLAFAETMAQQQMPMYMKDWIDRLDSILQLNGRELLTHAGKISHDKALEKSSTEYEKYKTTQKAIEKEQNLKEIEDDIKRLKNK; encoded by the coding sequence ATGGACAATACAGGCGAAATATTAATTTATCAAAACCAGGAAGGCAACATCAAAATTGATGTGCGCTTAGAGGAAGAAACAGTTTGGTTAACGCAGGCACAGCTTTGCGACTTATTTCAAAAATCAAAAGCAACTATAAGTGAACATATTAAAAATGTTTTTGAAGAAGGCGAACTTATAGAAAATGCAGTTGTTCGGAAATTCCGAACAACTGCCGCAGACGGCAAAAATTATGACACCAATTTCTATAGTCTAGATATAATAATTTCTGTTGGTTATAGAGTAAAATCAATACAAGGAACTCAATTCCGAATTTGGGCAACACAACGATTAAAAGAATACATAGTAAAAGGATTTACTTTAAATGACGATCGTTTCAAATCAGGGAACTCCATGAACTACTTCTCGGAGCTTCAGGAACGAATCAGGGAAATACGATTATCAGAACGTTTCTTTTATCAGAAAATTAAAGACATATACACTACAAGTATCGATTACAATCCTAAAGACGAAAAAACTATTGAGTTTTTCAAAATTATCCAAAACAAATTGCTTTGGGCTATTTCTCAAAATACAGCTGCCGAACTGATTTACCGCCGGGTAGATGCTACTTTGCCTTTGGTAGGAATGCAGTCTTTTGACAAAAAAGGCTCTAAATCAGTTAGTAAAAATGATGTAAGTGTGGCCAAAAATTATCTCATCGAAGACGAAATGAAACTTTTGGGTTTATTGGTGGAGCAGTATTTGGCTTTTGCCGAAACTATGGCGCAGCAACAAATGCCAATGTACATGAAAGACTGGATCGATCGACTCGATAGCATCCTGCAACTCAACGGCAGAGAACTTCTAACTCATGCTGGAAAAATAAGCCATGATAAAGCATTAGAAAAATCATCTACTGAATATGAAAAATATAAAACTACTCAAAAAGCAATAGAAAAAGAACAAAATCTTAAAGAAATAGAAGACGATATAAAACGATTAAAAAACAAATAA
- a CDS encoding DUF2971 domain-containing protein, translating to MEENDNTVMFQDFDRIEKFKNEVIKPIFPNVKFESSMMVTALGEPATSFKGKLSSVNLFKDTKYEYKGDSKFLHYTSLFSLKAVLETGFLRMSEFGNLIDKNELMYASENFINNPIFQIKKEELEQLKENIFCLSACQSNEETKRDAFMWEVYGDKGKGVFIEFEFTKKDPNKFLLGKVQYGNESLKPLKDLEKGVEKFAKDEQNILPNNFSEFFMEIQSFHKAERYKVEQEVRLFLKVEKQAHKVHKLGSIYQDINSNQEVKYFYKLFLKERRPFLDFEDSLSNEEDAVFDEFPQIEIKNIILGFNISVKNKVAITSLLNQIKTTHNYEFEIFQINNEKEIIKMC from the coding sequence ATGGAAGAAAATGATAATACCGTAATGTTTCAGGACTTTGACAGAATTGAAAAATTCAAAAATGAAGTTATTAAACCCATCTTTCCAAATGTTAAATTTGAATCTAGCATGATGGTAACTGCTCTTGGAGAGCCAGCAACAAGTTTCAAAGGTAAATTATCGTCTGTAAACCTTTTTAAAGACACTAAATATGAATATAAAGGAGATAGTAAATTTCTTCATTACACCTCTTTATTCAGTTTAAAAGCTGTTCTTGAAACTGGTTTTTTGAGAATGTCAGAATTTGGCAACTTAATTGACAAAAATGAGTTAATGTATGCGTCAGAAAATTTCATCAACAATCCTATTTTTCAAATTAAAAAAGAAGAATTAGAACAATTGAAAGAAAACATATTCTGTCTTTCGGCCTGCCAATCAAATGAAGAAACTAAGCGAGATGCTTTTATGTGGGAAGTTTATGGAGATAAGGGTAAAGGAGTTTTTATTGAATTTGAATTCACAAAAAAAGACCCTAATAAATTTCTTTTGGGGAAAGTTCAATATGGGAACGAATCTTTAAAACCATTAAAAGACTTAGAAAAAGGAGTCGAAAAATTTGCAAAAGACGAACAAAATATTTTGCCTAATAATTTTAGCGAGTTCTTTATGGAGATTCAATCATTCCATAAAGCGGAACGATACAAAGTCGAACAAGAAGTAAGGTTGTTTTTAAAAGTAGAAAAACAAGCTCATAAAGTACATAAACTTGGATCCATTTATCAAGACATAAATTCTAATCAGGAAGTTAAATATTTCTATAAATTATTTTTAAAAGAAAGGCGTCCATTTTTGGATTTCGAAGATTCACTTTCTAATGAAGAAGATGCAGTTTTTGATGAGTTCCCGCAAATTGAAATAAAAAACATTATATTAGGTTTTAATATCTCTGTAAAAAATAAAGTTGCCATAACATCTTTATTGAATCAAATTAAAACTACTCATAATTACGAATTTGAAATTTTTCAAATAAATAATGAAAAAGAAATTATTAAAATGTGTTAA
- a CDS encoding B12-binding domain-containing radical SAM protein, whose translation MKPKLFLITPPFTQLNTPYPATAYIKGFLNTKNIESVQADLGIEVILKLFSKEGLRPLAPKGGIEQCSDNAKRIFALWDEYIKTIDSVIAFLQGKNPTLALQICQEDFLPEASRFAQLEELDWAFGTMGTQDKAKHLATLYLEDISDFIVECVDENFGFSRYAERLGRSANSFDELYGALQQEPTYIDQILLSILKDRIETIQPTLFLISVPFPGNLYSAFRSAQWVKKHYPNIKIAMGGGFPNTELRSLSDARVFEFFDYITLDDGELPIELLCSHVASSPPSEGLGEAKRTFLLEDGKVVYKNNSTKPDYKQSQVGTPDYSDLLLDKYISVIEIVNPMHRLWSDGRWNKLTMAHGCYWGKCTFCDISLDYIKVYEPVAASLLCDRMEEMIAQTGETGFHYVDEAAPPALMRALALEILRRKLAVTWWTNIRFEKSFTQDLCLLLKASGCIAVSGGLEVASDRLLKLIDKGVTVEQVAKVTRNFTEAGVMVHAYLMYGYPTQTVQETVDSLEMVRQLFEAGVLQSGFWHQFAMTAHSPVGMFPEQFGAVKETEAIGTFANNDINFIDSTGIDHDKFSFGLKKSLFNFMHGICFDYELQDWFDFKIPKTKIGADFIFDALQESPLTPEGGTKTMSGFNIKPTAKIVWLGGKPTIETFSKSKKGNSWAMMSLTFHDKKESFTIQTNKSEGEWLIEMLQKISVSNIPPSGARGLSFQDIKADFELQLEDFELFWYSKPVNTLREFGLLVL comes from the coding sequence TTGAAACCAAAACTTTTCCTTATCACGCCCCCGTTTACCCAACTGAATACGCCTTATCCAGCAACGGCTTATATCAAAGGGTTTTTGAATACCAAAAATATTGAATCAGTTCAGGCGGATTTGGGGATTGAAGTGATTTTGAAATTGTTTTCGAAAGAAGGGTTACGCCCCCTAGCCCCCAAAGGAGGAATAGAACAATGCTCAGATAATGCAAAACGAATTTTTGCACTTTGGGATGAATATATCAAAACCATCGATTCGGTTATTGCATTTTTGCAGGGAAAAAATCCAACGTTGGCGCTTCAAATTTGTCAGGAAGATTTTCTGCCCGAAGCTTCACGGTTTGCTCAATTGGAAGAACTCGATTGGGCTTTTGGAACGATGGGAACGCAGGACAAAGCCAAGCATTTGGCTACTTTGTACCTTGAGGATATCTCCGATTTTATCGTAGAATGTGTCGATGAAAACTTTGGTTTCAGTCGTTATGCGGAAAGGTTAGGAAGAAGCGCGAATTCTTTTGATGAATTGTACGGAGCTTTGCAACAGGAACCTACATATATTGACCAAATTTTACTTTCGATTTTAAAAGACAGAATCGAAACGATTCAGCCGACACTATTTTTGATTTCGGTTCCGTTTCCTGGGAATTTATATTCGGCTTTTCGATCCGCCCAATGGGTGAAAAAGCATTATCCGAATATCAAGATTGCTATGGGTGGCGGTTTCCCTAATACCGAATTGCGTTCACTTTCGGATGCACGGGTTTTTGAGTTTTTCGATTATATAACATTAGACGACGGGGAACTTCCAATAGAATTATTATGTAGTCATGTTGCAAGTTCCCCTCCTTCGGAGGGGTTAGGGGAGGCTAAGCGAACTTTTCTTCTTGAAGACGGAAAAGTAGTTTACAAAAATAATTCCACTAAACCGGATTACAAACAATCCCAAGTAGGAACGCCCGATTATTCAGATTTGCTTTTGGATAAATACATTTCGGTTATCGAAATCGTCAATCCGATGCACCGATTGTGGAGCGACGGACGTTGGAACAAACTCACGATGGCGCACGGCTGTTATTGGGGAAAATGTACGTTTTGCGATATTTCTTTAGATTATATAAAAGTGTATGAACCTGTCGCCGCGAGTTTGTTGTGCGACCGAATGGAAGAAATGATTGCCCAAACAGGCGAAACCGGTTTTCATTATGTAGATGAAGCCGCGCCACCCGCTTTAATGCGCGCTTTGGCACTTGAAATCCTTCGTCGAAAATTGGCGGTAACGTGGTGGACAAACATCCGATTCGAAAAAAGTTTTACCCAAGATTTGTGTCTGTTGCTCAAAGCTTCGGGTTGTATTGCAGTTTCGGGTGGACTCGAAGTGGCTTCGGACAGATTGTTGAAACTGATTGACAAAGGCGTAACGGTAGAGCAAGTGGCCAAAGTTACTCGGAATTTTACCGAAGCAGGAGTAATGGTTCACGCTTATTTGATGTACGGTTACCCAACGCAAACGGTTCAGGAAACGGTGGACAGCCTAGAAATGGTGCGTCAGTTGTTTGAAGCGGGCGTTTTGCAATCAGGGTTTTGGCATCAGTTTGCCATGACGGCGCACAGTCCGGTGGGAATGTTTCCAGAGCAATTTGGAGCCGTAAAAGAAACAGAAGCTATTGGAACTTTTGCCAATAATGATATTAATTTTATCGATTCAACTGGAATCGATCACGATAAATTTAGTTTTGGACTCAAGAAATCGTTGTTCAATTTTATGCATGGAATCTGTTTTGATTACGAACTGCAAGATTGGTTTGATTTTAAAATCCCGAAGACGAAAATTGGCGCCGATTTTATTTTTGATGCCTTGCAGGAAAGCCCCCTAACCCCCGAAGGGGGAACAAAAACGATGAGTGGCTTTAATATCAAACCGACTGCCAAAATTGTTTGGTTGGGAGGAAAACCTACAATTGAAACTTTTTCTAAATCCAAAAAAGGAAATTCTTGGGCTATGATGAGCTTGACTTTTCATGATAAAAAAGAAAGTTTCACTATTCAAACCAATAAATCGGAAGGGGAATGGCTAATAGAAATGCTTCAAAAGATTTCGGTTTCAAATATTCCCCCTTCGGGGGCTAGGGGGCTTTCTTTTCAGGATATAAAAGCCGATTTTGAACTGCAATTGGAAGATTTTGAGTTGTTTTGGTATTCAAAACCGGTGAATACTTTGCGAGAATTTGGGTTATTGGTGTTATAG
- a CDS encoding acetyl-CoA carboxylase biotin carboxyl carrier protein subunit translates to MSDNYKVTVNDTFQFDFEKDSISQLDAVPTGVNEFHVLHQNTPFKAKIIASNFNQKKYTVKVNNNTYVIAISNPLDLLIKDMGFEVGKVKQVNAIKAPMPGLILEIGVEVGQIVKENDCLLILTAMKMENSFLSPRDGVIKSISVSVGDSVVKGDLLIEFE, encoded by the coding sequence ATGAGTGATAATTACAAAGTAACGGTAAATGATACTTTTCAATTTGATTTTGAAAAGGATAGTATTTCTCAACTGGATGCCGTACCTACGGGAGTCAATGAATTTCATGTACTACATCAAAATACACCTTTTAAAGCGAAAATTATCGCTTCGAATTTCAATCAAAAAAAATATACGGTTAAGGTAAATAACAACACTTATGTGATTGCTATTTCAAATCCATTGGATCTTTTAATTAAAGATATGGGATTTGAAGTGGGCAAGGTGAAACAAGTGAATGCTATAAAAGCTCCTATGCCTGGATTAATTTTGGAAATTGGAGTTGAAGTGGGGCAAATTGTTAAAGAAAATGACTGTTTATTGATTCTAACAGCAATGAAAATGGAAAATAGTTTTCTTTCTCCTAGAGATGGCGTAATCAAATCGATTTCTGTTTCAGTAGGGGATTCGGTAGTAAAAGGGGATTTGTTAATTGAGTTTGAATAG
- a CDS encoding acetyl-CoA carboxylase biotin carboxylase subunit, translated as MKKILVANRGEIAIRVMKTAQKMGIKTVAVYSTIDRNAPHVKFADEAVWIGESPSNQSYLLGSKIIEVAKALNVDAIHPGYGFLSENADFAQEAERNGIIFIGPKAKAIEIMGSKLAAKDAVMKYNIPMVPGVDHAIIDIDEAKKTATTIGFPILIKASAGGGGKGMRVVEKESDFESQMNRAISEAVAAFGDGSVFIEKYVASSRHIEIQIMADSHGNVLYLFERECSIQRRHQKVIEEAPSCVLSPETRKKMGEAAVLVAKSCDYLGAGTVEFLYDENDNFYFLEMNTRLQVEHPVTELISGVDLVEMQIRVARGEALAIKQEDLEIKGHAMELRVYAEDPMNDFLPSVGHLDVYQLPVGEGIRVDNGFEQGMDIPIYYDPMLAKLITYGETREEAIQLMVKAIDGYKIEGVQTTLPFGKFVFEHEAFLSGHFDTNFVKKFYNADMLKNLMEQEAEIAALIALKQYFEDQKIIRLPN; from the coding sequence ATGAAAAAAATATTAGTTGCCAATAGAGGAGAAATTGCCATTAGAGTAATGAAAACAGCTCAAAAAATGGGCATAAAAACAGTTGCGGTGTATTCGACAATCGATAGAAATGCACCCCATGTAAAATTCGCCGATGAAGCAGTTTGGATAGGAGAATCTCCATCAAATCAATCATATTTGTTAGGAAGCAAAATTATTGAGGTTGCCAAAGCATTGAATGTAGATGCTATTCATCCAGGATATGGTTTTTTGAGTGAAAATGCTGATTTTGCTCAAGAAGCAGAGCGAAATGGAATTATTTTTATTGGTCCAAAGGCAAAGGCTATTGAAATTATGGGAAGTAAACTTGCTGCTAAAGATGCAGTAATGAAATACAATATTCCGATGGTTCCTGGTGTTGATCACGCTATTATTGATATTGATGAAGCCAAAAAAACGGCAACAACAATTGGCTTTCCTATTTTGATAAAAGCATCTGCAGGTGGTGGCGGAAAAGGAATGCGTGTGGTAGAAAAAGAAAGCGACTTTGAATCCCAAATGAATCGTGCAATAAGCGAAGCAGTTGCGGCTTTTGGTGATGGATCTGTTTTTATCGAAAAATACGTAGCCTCTTCCAGACATATCGAAATCCAAATTATGGCAGACAGCCACGGAAATGTATTGTACTTGTTTGAAAGAGAATGCAGTATTCAACGACGTCATCAAAAAGTAATTGAAGAAGCTCCTTCTTGTGTGTTAAGTCCTGAAACCCGCAAAAAAATGGGAGAAGCTGCTGTTTTGGTTGCCAAATCCTGTGATTATTTAGGGGCTGGAACAGTGGAGTTTTTATATGATGAAAATGACAATTTTTATTTCCTAGAGATGAATACCCGTTTGCAAGTAGAGCACCCAGTTACCGAATTGATTTCAGGCGTTGACTTGGTCGAAATGCAAATTCGTGTAGCTCGAGGAGAAGCATTAGCAATCAAACAAGAAGATCTCGAAATAAAAGGACATGCTATGGAATTGCGTGTATATGCAGAGGATCCGATGAACGACTTTTTGCCAAGCGTTGGGCATTTGGATGTGTACCAGTTACCAGTTGGCGAAGGAATTCGAGTAGATAATGGGTTTGAACAAGGAATGGATATTCCTATTTATTACGACCCGATGTTGGCTAAACTAATAACATATGGAGAAACCCGTGAAGAAGCTATTCAGTTGATGGTAAAAGCCATTGATGGATATAAAATTGAAGGAGTGCAGACCACTTTGCCTTTTGGGAAATTCGTATTTGAACATGAAGCATTCTTGTCCGGTCATTTTGATACCAATTTTGTAAAGAAATTTTACAATGCAGATATGTTGAAAAATTTAATGGAACAAGAAGCTGAAATTGCTGCTTTGATAGCTTTGAAGCAGTATTTTGAAGATCAAAAAATCATACGCTTACCGAATTAA